The Hevea brasiliensis isolate MT/VB/25A 57/8 chromosome 9, ASM3005281v1, whole genome shotgun sequence nucleotide sequence aattttaattttttttattttttaaactaaaAGTAAAATTGAATTTTGGTTTGATTCTAAGTGTTTTCAATCtagattcaattttaattttgattttatgtTTGATTCAGTTTAGTTTTTAATTTCTACACACTAAGTTATAGTATTATTGTAttctttttaaaagaaaaataataattatatatttctagcataaaaaataaaataatagcattaatattaaaataaaaatactgaTAAAGTAATACAAAAATAATGGCTTattcaaaaaaaatattaaaatcaaatatcaattacataaaaatataagaaaataacaaATATTCATAATAAGTCATATAAtattttcattcaaattaaaaaataacagTCAATCagtaaaaataatataaagtAATACTTCACTCTTACATAATTCAATCTTGTAAAGCAATATATCtgcaaattaaatatatatatatatatatatatatatatatatatatattgctaaaCTATATAAAAAAACATATGGATAAAATCAATAGTTTAGTTTAGTTTGAGTCTGACTTGATTCTGTTCCGTATATGATTCagtttttaatgaaaaattaaaataataaaataagttcgatttagttcgatttgatTCCTATAATAATAATTCTTTTCCTACAATAATAATTCTTTTCtagtttcaattcaatttaatgtAATTTTTTGATTCAATTTGGGTCTCATGAATTATTAACAGCCTTGTTCCCCTTAGATACAAATATTCaaccattttttttaattaagaaatGATTGAGGGCTCAACCTGACTCACATTTAATGTAAACCAATGAACGCcttatttatttttcacattttttaggCAAATTCTTTATTTTGTACGCTTTTTCCTTTTTCTGCTCTATATTTATTGATTTTCTCTTTTATAAGCAAATaatgataaattatatttttattttcaaaataaaaaaacttaTTCTCTAAAAAAAATAGGAGTTATACCTAATAtctgaattttaattttaaaaagctatttttattatatatatatatatatatatagatatatacacGTAGATAGAGAGAaataagaagagagagagagtgaacatatattaattatacctttgagtcgattaaatatttagtaaaataaattaaattaattgattttgTGTAATGATGCGTTGAttgaatatatttaaataatttataataattattagtaTATTATCATAATATTATTTGTTGCAGAAGCAAGCTACCATTCTTGGCTTCCAGTAGCCCGGCTTAGATGCGCGCATTGTCGGCAGGAGAAAAAACGTGAAACATGGAGGAATAATCCACTGTAGTTTGGACTCTCATAGTCTCTAGGGCTTAAGCTACGCATTGTAGGCAGCCATTGGGCCTTTGGCCTAGGGACTTTCGAGATCCAGAACCGCCCCGAATATTCGCAAAAATTCTTCTATGTAAATctgaatattattattattattatttaaattaattttaaaaattttgattaaaatttattttaaattattcaaaattCTTTGTCaaatcaattattattattattattattattaaattcgtttaattttatatattttaattaataatttatattttaaaatttaataattttataaatatttaaattttatttatttaaaatataaaattttacaaatatTATTCTAAAAATAACGAAGTGACATTAGGTGATTGAATTAATTGCTATAGGTGATTTGATCGTCTTGCTCTAAATAATGAAATATTAGGCGTTAAGAATTAAGATTAACACCTTACTAATCCTATTAACCGTCTGCCCTCTCCGCTAACCCTTAATGTAATGCCAATTATTTGAAGAAAAACAATATGTGGCATGTGAAGAACGTGACACATGAGAATATTCTAACCTCTGGCCCAAATGCATACACAGAAGACAAAGGCCCAAAAGGCCTAAACCCAATGCCTAAATGACCATGCAATCCACACCCACATTTTTACATTAATTTAGTCTACAcgtaatatatatataaacttaacggtaaaatattcaatttaatcttGTAAAGGAGgttgaatttaatttattttattttaaaaaataattttataagagaaattttttgatttaaattaaaaattatgaaatttaatttcttaattttcaaactaaatttcttgttttcttaactcaaattcaataatcaataagtttaatttcttaattttctttatttttagattaaattgaatttaaatttaattttttgaattaaattacataaaaaattagaaatatgCTAAATTAAACTTTCTTAATAAATATAAGAGTGTAATTAAGTTTTAAACCAAATCTTAACTATTAATATTGCTTAGCCTGCGTGATTAAATGACTAAaagtatgtatgtgacttacttaTTGGATTTAAGTTAGTATTCTCACTCTCTTAatttcttatttaaaaaaaaaaaaatttaattacatataaattaCTCAAATATATTTTATAGAATATAGTATCGTTTTATACTTGATCTTTTATAAAAATGAATTTCACAATCATTCTATTAAATACTTAATTTAAATTGATACATTTATTTTATACATTTTAAttgatatatttattatatacattttaattaaatttatataaattttaatataaatatttaatttaataattattaaattaattcacACCTCCGTTTATAAAATCATGACTTGGCAGATTTTGTGAAGTCACAACATCAAAttatttgatcttttgaaaataccGTTACATTTCCCTCCACACATTTCTCCATTGCCTTATCCTTAGAGGTTCTCTCTGTGTTCGTTTCCCTCCAAACAGGAGAAAATATCATCACAAAAATTGCAACCCATTAACCAAAATAATCTCCATTTCAGACTGACACCTACACCTGAGAACACAGTTTCACGGTTCCAATGGATACCAAATTGGCCTTCTCTTTTACTTCCCCTCGTGTCTCCTCTGCTCCTATCCAGAAACCTTTCTTCTCTTTATCTTCTTCTCCTTGTTCATCTTGTACAAGGGTTCAGTCATTTCAGCTCAATGGAAGGCATTTCTCTGTACGACGCAGAATTTTTTTGCTTCCAGTCAAGGCTACTGCTGATCAACAAGGTTCAGGCAGTTTCTTGAAAGTTAAAACCCATGTTTAGTCTGTGTGATGAAGTGTTTGATGATGTTGTTTTTGGTTGTTTTTTTAGTGTTAAATTTAACCTGTATTGATATAATACAGACCCTTTTTTTTGGATTTTACTTATGGTTTTCTTTTTTATGCAAAATAACGTGAATTTCGCTTTTATTTTATGGAGCTTTTCTCTTATTGCATCTCAGATTCTCAGAGAAATTTAATGTTCTTTTCAGGTCAGGTCGAAGAAAATGAGATTGTTGATAGTAAAATTCTGCAATATTGTAGCATAGACAAGAAAGACAAAAGGTCAATAGGTGAAATGGAGCAGGAGTTTCTTCAAGCATTACAAGTATGTAGAAGTAGAACTTTTTTTTAACTCCATATCATTGCTTTGGTATCGAATACATAGTTATTCTACCAAAGAAGAGAGATTACTCTGGTTTTAGTTGTTTCCTCTTCATAACATatggaaggttttttttttttttttttttgcaggcaTTTTATTATGAGGGGAAAGCTATAATGTCGAATGAGGAATTTGATAATCTCAAGGAAGAACTAATGTGGGAAGGAAGCAGTGTTGTTATGCTAAGTATGGACTGATTTCTAGTGTCTAAACAACCTATATAAGTTCATGGCATTTGTCCATTGTTCAATTATAAGATCTAAAACTTATGTGTTATTTCTATTACAATGCTATAGGTTCTGATGAGCAGAAGTTTTTGGAAGCCTCAATGGCTTATGTATCTGGGAATCCAATTATGAATGATGAAGAGTTTGATAATTTGAAGCTAAAATTAAAGGTTAGTATTTGGATGTGGAGGGATTCTCTTATTTTGACACATGTAGTGTGTTCTTCTTTAAGATTGCTTTTGGACCCTCTTATGCATTAAGTTGAATCCATGCCTTAGTTTTTGGTTGAAGATATATCCATTATTTTTTCAGTTATATTATGTCCATCATATTATTGCTTCCGCAAATGTATTACTAACCAACTGAAATTGTGCCAATGGACGTAGTTTCTTCTTATCCAATTTTGTTTATACcattttcatatattttattttgatcaaAATTTTTCTGCAGCAAGAAGGCAGTGAAATCGTAGTTGAGGGTCCAAGATGCAGTCTCCGTAGTAGAAAGGTGTGTGTTGCTCTGGATTTCTCTCCTCTCATTGTGCTTGAATTTGTGTGCATCGACCTTACGCTATTGTGAATTCTAAATAGCTAGTCTCAGAAGCATTTGCTTTTCTGGTGCTTATAAATGGTAAAATATGTGCAGTTGCTATTAtgttatagactcatatttaggTGAATTAACCtaaatcatattctcttttaggTCTAACCTCAAGGGATATATTGTTCAGTTTACCACCTGTAACCAAGCTTCTCAATACTTTTCCGCCTTTCCAACATTGCAGTTATCCTGTTTGGATCTGCATCTAATGTATGCTTGTTGCAAAAACTTAATAAACAATGTAGCTTTAATTGTATACCTTTTTCCAGGACGTTTTAAGCATCACGTCAAAGTCAACATTCTGTCTGACAGCCTTTCCATTTCCAAGCTAGTGTTGACTTCCATTAATGCATAGAGATACTTATCAATGCTATCAACTAGTTCTGCTGTTACAATGTAACATTCAATAGAAAATTGCCTGGAGATCAGAAAATATTATGTTCAATCATTATCAGGAGCAATCAAAGATTCTATTAATCATGTTTTTTacctatatatttattttaatcataTACTGTAATAGACCTTATTTTGCAATTCTGTTTCATGCTTCCGCTGCAACATTTTACCACAGCTTGCCTTGTTTGAGGCTTTCTTCTTGTCTTCATTTCCCATCTTTTGGTGACATGAATGCCAATACCCCACCCCAACCCGCCCCATTTTCCTCTTTTTGCTCTTAAGGTGATATCTGAATGGAATACAGAGGTTAACCGAACTTGTGATGCTCAACTGTCTTCCTGCAGGTTTACAGTGACTTATCCGTTGACTATTTAAAGATGTTCTTGCTGAATGTCCCTGCCACTGTTGTTGCACTAGGCTTGTAAGTAATATTCCCTTCTTCACTCAAATATAGATTATGAgtacttgaagtttaaaggctTATGAAATGTCCTTGTGAAACTTCATTTGTAGTTGCTGGTTCTCTATCAAGTCTTATTTAGTGCTGCTGCCTGACTAAACTTACCATTACCACTTTAAcaataatttcattaaaactgTGTAGGTCTGAATTTCATTTGTGTTTGTTCTAACAGGTTTTTCTTCTTGGATGATCTGACTGGATTTGAAATATCATATCTCTTGGAGGTAAACAATTCAATTTAAAGTAGTTTAGCATAAGTTTATTCCACAAACAACTCAATATCAAGGGAAAAATAATTATGAACACTAATTAATTATCAAACACTCACAAATAATTACTACACTCATAACTCACGATTGTAAATCTCATTGCACACAAATCACAAATAATCTAAGTGCACATAACTTATGGCACCCAAGTCAATGAGAAAACCCTCATAATTATAAGGTTCACTTAAGCCTGCGACGCTAAGTCAAGCCAATTTCTACATGGACCTGGACCCGCACAAGATTCCCTCACTATTTCAGTTTATAATACTGAATTTCACTGACCTCCCCTTTtcttcttaaatttttcctt carries:
- the LOC110669043 gene encoding PGR5-like protein 1A, chloroplastic, producing MDTKLAFSFTSPRVSSAPIQKPFFSLSSSPCSSCTRVQSFQLNGRHFSVRRRIFLLPVKATADQQGQVEENEIVDSKILQYCSIDKKDKRSIGEMEQEFLQALQAFYYEGKAIMSNEEFDNLKEELMWEGSSVVMLSSDEQKFLEASMAYVSGNPIMNDEEFDNLKLKLKQEGSEIVVEGPRCSLRSRKVYSDLSVDYLKMFLLNVPATVVALGLFFFLDDLTGFEISYLLELPEPFSFIFTWFAAVPLIVWLSLSFTNAIVKDFLILKGPCPNCGTENQSFFGTILSVSSGGSTNNVKCSNCGTEMVYDSKTRLITLPEGSSA